Genomic segment of Apium graveolens cultivar Ventura unplaced genomic scaffold, ASM990537v1 ctg8565, whole genome shotgun sequence:
ACATGCTTGATGAAGTTAATCCTCTGGTTAAAAAGTTTCGTATGGCTCGAGATCGGTTTGAAGAAGATAAAATTGTTGATTTGAAGATGTTCATGAAGGTTCACCATTCTGAAAGTGGACGTGAAAATAGTATGAGTAATGGTGATGAAGTTGCTACATTGATAGTTGGTGATCCCACTTATACGTGTGGAAAGCGTGACATTCTAATACATAATAAAGTACTTGGTTTGGAGCGAATAAGTGATTTGCATCCTTTAATGATGTCATTACAGTATCCTTTGTTATTCCCGCGTGGCGAAGATGGGTTCCATGAAAAGATTAAATATTCCAGTCAGAATAAAGTTGAAGGAAAGAAATGAGAGTATGTGTCTATTAAAGAATTCTACTCATACAGTTTCAGGTCAGGCCAGATGAAGGTAAATATTTATTTCAACCCTTTTGACCATAAATATGAATTTTGTTTATCAAATGTTGTTTGAAAACATAAATTAATGTTAAAATTTGCATGCCAGACATTGAGGTATGGAGGGAGATTGTTTCCAACAATTTGTTGTTGATGCTTTCTCTTCTGTTGAAACAGTCTAGACTTATTTGGTTATCCCTCAATCAAGATAAGTTGAGAAGTGAACTTTATCATAATCTACGTGACATTGTCTCAAAAGATGATTTGGTTGCACCATCTTCTGTTGGTAAAGGATAGTGTTCTTCCTTCTTCTTTCGTTGGTTCAGCGCGATACATGCACACAATATTTTATGGACTCTCTAGCTATATGTCGTGAAATT
This window contains:
- the LOC141705111 gene encoding uncharacterized protein LOC141705111, encoding MTSNGAQIDHSVNKSKGPWVYRILGMHYHQYGTLMPNNSRTPNFCQLYVYDTQNEIENRLKVVGQVNGNSIDRDVLQGILNMLDEVNPLVKKFRMARDRFEEDKIVDLKMFMKVHHSESGRENSMSNGDEVATLIVGDPTYTCGKRDILIHNKVLGLERISDLHPLMMSLQYPLLFPRGEDGFHEKIKYSSQNKVEGKK